A single region of the Carassius gibelio isolate Cgi1373 ecotype wild population from Czech Republic chromosome A14, carGib1.2-hapl.c, whole genome shotgun sequence genome encodes:
- the LOC128026831 gene encoding BTB/POZ domain-containing protein KCTD8 translates to MAMKETILPISEVSSPYPEIVELNVGGQVYVTKRSTLVSVPDTTLHTMFTRCSPHELPRDSRGRFFIDRDGFLFRYVLDFLRDRQLVLPEHFPERERLQREAEHFQLGELLRLLGPRVSKQGSLNDEGCQSDIEESSQSSELVTRTGNCAITYASSSSTLDKRSGFITIGYRGSYTMVRDNQADAKFRRVARIMVCGRIALAKEVFGDTLNESRDPDRPPEKYTSRFYLKFTYLEQAFDRLSEAGFQMVACNSSGTAAFVNQYRDDKIWSSYTEYIFFRPACKSASPKLEREEPKPEKLLDKASESGASLNELSTSSSETHSEATSPQDGGPILVSRGEVVGGSLAPCGALHSVSRPPSTLTLGRPPKKGSSVQWMEMPDKRRNSELFQSLTSGVGPREGVGSGLTRRKTLERPSVEEEMKECIQDFRKIKIPPAFPERKRQWQSELLQKYGL, encoded by the exons ATGGCCATGAAGGAAACCATACTTCCTATTAGTGAGGTGTCGAGTCCGTACCCGGAGATTGTGGAACTCAACGTTGGTGGCCAGGTGTACGTCACCAAGCGCTCCACCCTAGTCAGCGTACCTGACACCACCCTCCACACCATGTTCACGCGGTGCAGCCCGCACGAGTTGCCCCGCGACAGCCGAGGACGCTTCTTCATTGACCGTGATGGGTTCTTGTTCCGATACGTGCTGGACTTCCTACGGGACCGCCAGCTCGTGCTACCAGAACACTTCCCGGAGCGGGAACGTCTTCAGCGTGAGGCCGAGCACTTCCAGTTAGGGGAACTGCTTAGACTTTTGGGCCCACGTGTATCTAAGCAAGGCTCGCTCAATGACGAAGGCTGCCAGAGCGACATTGAGGAAAGTTCGCAGAGTAGCGAGTTGGTGACTCGAACTGGAAACTGTGCCATCACCTACGCGTCTTCCTCTTCCACCCTGGACAAGAGGTCTGGGTTTATTACAATAGGTTATCGGGGATCCTACACAATGGTGAGGGATAACCAAGCTGATGCTAAGTTTCGCCGTGTGGCACGGATCATGGTCTGCGGGCGGATCGCCCTGGCAAAGGAAGTGTTCGGAGACACTCTAAATGAAAGTCGAGACCCAGACCGTCCACCAGAGAAGTATACCTCCCGCTTCTACCTGAAGTTCACCTACCTGGAGCAAGCGTTCGACAGGTTGAGTGAGGCTGGGTTCCAGATGGTGGCCTGCAACTCAAGTGGGACAGCTGCATTCGTTAACCAGTACAGAGACGACAAGATCTGGAGCAGCTACACGGAGTACATCTTCTTCA GACCTGCGTGCAAGTCAGCATCCCCTAAACTGGAGCGTGAGGAGCCCAAGCCTGAGAAACTGCTGGATAAGGCAAGTGAGAGCGGAGCCTCATTGAACGAGCTCTCCACATCCAGCTCTGAGACCCACTCTGAGGCCACGTCTCCCCAGGACGGGGGTCCCATCCTGGTGTCACGCGGTGAGGTTGTTGGGGGCTCGCTGGCTCCATGCGGTGCCCTACACTCCGTATCTCGACCTCCGAGCACTCTTACTCTGGGCCGACCGCCCAAGAAAGGATCTTCGGTGCAGTGGATGGAGATGCCGGATAAGAGGCGGAACAGCGAGCTGTTCCAGTCCCTCACTAGCGGGGTTGGTCCGAGGGAAGGTGTGGGAAGCGGTCTTACCCGGAGGAAGACTCTGGAGAGGCCCAGCGTGGAGGAGGAAATGAAAGAGTGCATCCAAGATTTCAGAAAAATCAAGATCCCTCCGGCGTTCCCAGAGCGCAAACGGCAGTGGCAGTCAGAACTGCTTCAGAAATACGGCCTATAA